gagtcgactcggactttgcgggagtcgactcggctctcagtatccgaaattgtctctctgactttttgccttgcttttctctgagagtcgactcttgcacaattaggagtcgactcgcctgacttcggagtcgactcgtggtcctctggagtcggctcgattgcagggtctaaaattctttgttctgtctttcctctattactcttttgagtcgactcggaaacgttgggagtcgactcggcatgtatcggagtcgactcgaattttcgaggagtcgactcgagaactattcttttgaatttttctttagaatttgctcctccaacttgaatactttaaacttgaaacttgggccaataaattgtagctttcttccaacttttcttgagagctttggaggccttcttgtattcttccaacttgctatgttccttgcaaaataaatatctttctccttgcaacacaaacattagtatttatacttcaaggttttgtgatcatcaaaatcaatctttaaatcaatctttgggtcatcacctgTCTTCTAATTTATTCAagatttaaaagaaagaaaggaagaagaagagggagagggaaaggggAGGAACCAATGGAGTTGGAAAAAGAAGGGGAGGCACCTGTGGCCGTCGGCATGCCATCGACCACAGGCATTGCCGGCTCTCGATGGCGGCCACCTTGAGGGCCGGAGAGCACCTCTCTCAAGTGGAGACAGGAGAGGGATGCCAATAATCGAGGCAATGCTACTTGACTTTGAAGCATCAAATTACCATCTACAAACAATATATGTACCGTGTAAAAACTTCTTTCACCTTTTCGAACATGAAGTCTAATTCCTGACACCTTAGAAGGCACCCACTAAATTTGTCCTTTAACAGCAAATCACAAACTACAGATCATCTCAACTAGATGAACAAACAAGATCagtaaaaattaaaagaaaataaaagtattAACTATAAACTACATAAAGACTATACAACCTTAAATTGAGTTCTCTGTACTCCTCAGATGGTAACGCTCAAATTTGTGATTTTTGGAATCCATATCTTATTGCCGCCCTCATAGCTCTGCATGCAGCTTCACGCTTCATCTCTGCAACTTCTCCACTTCCTCTAAAGTACACGTATACTTGTTGCCAACAGAAACAATAATTAAACAAAAATGCGAGTGATGTCAACAACTGCAATGGCTAACAATATGGATGTATGTACATCTTGAGTTGCTCTCAGTCTTGTATTTGAATAAGTAGTTGCGGTGCCATGAGAATTCTCAAACATGACCCTTCTCCTACCAAATTACCTTTTACTTGTAGACCATTTGACCTCGAAAACTAGGATGACACGTAGAATTAAATATCATGTAAACAGCTGCATGTTAAATTTTCAGCAAACACCATCGGTCTACCACATGTATTATCGCCAAAGCATGGAGGAATATACGTATTATTACAGCTCCACCAACCAGCAGCTGAACTTATATAAAAGCACCTTAGAGATAAATATTTAGGAAGGTtcccatttttattacaaaccCATGTGGGTCTCCTCTGGAAATTCCTTGCGAGTATAGGTGAAGACTTCAGGATATAAACAGTCACTGGAATTCCTAGTAGCTAAGAAGGACAAAAGAAAGCAATCAGTAGCATAGAAGTCTATCTTCCAATTGGAGCCACTTATTGGTCTATTTTTCAATTGGAATTTTAGGTGATGGTTGGAACATAAGGACCAAGACTAAccaggtcaacaaggaatttttAGTCTATAAAGGAAATGGGAAGGCAATGAGTAGCATAGTAGCCCATCTGAAATCTGCTCTGAAAATTCCTCGAAAGTGTAGGCGAAGACTTCAAGATGTTAATGGTCGTTGAAACTCCTAGTCTAGGAAGGAAAAGAGATAGCGATAAGTAGCATTAATCGAGGTTGTATCTTTCACGCGAAAAGACTGACCTTCCTTCACATGAATCCACTATTGGATTGTGCACTGCACGGATCTCAAAGCGCTCCAAACTCCGTTGTTCGTTTgcctgcacaaatctcaaagaaaCCATAACATGATCCATTAATAGTGGATTCACACGAAGAAAGGTGAATCCATCTTTTGCGCGAAAGATACACCCCCAACCCGAGTAGCATACTAGTTTCTATTCCCTTCTTTCGCACGAAAGATATATCTGATGCAGGTGCATGGACGTCATACAACTTGCATGCCATTTTCAGAGTATTAAATGGCCGAATTTAGAAAACGTTATTAACATAAAAGTTTCaggtctctttctcttctttccaacAAGCCTAAGAACATTAAAATCCGAGTTATGGTTGGAAAGTTATAGGTATTTTAAGAGGTAGGTGTCTTTTGACCTTTTAAATTCCCTAAGAGAATTTAGTTTTGGCTTTGATGTCTTTTATTGTGTGAGTTACCCATATTAAGATGACTCTtgacctttcattttcttttgtcttttcatGTTACCCATGACTTACCTATAAATAGTCATGAATTGTAATGAGAAGGCATCCAAGTATTTGAATGAAAGTTATCTTCCTCCTTGCACAAGAAATTTATCTTgtcttttctcccacttccattggaTTGCAAATTGATCCAAGCGGtatcaagtggtatcagagcgaggttatCATCTCTTGACGTTTCGAGAGGAAACCTATCGCATTTCTCGTGGTGGTGTTGACGCAAGCTTCAACCAACTATGGCGAGCCGAGGCAACCTAGGTCCTTCTAGCGATGAAGAACCTCGTAGAGAGCGAGATCTTCGCGACATAGAGAATGATGAGTTGCGGCGGCAAGTCCAAAATCTTATCGAAAGGTTGGTTCGTTATGAGCAAAACCCGAGTGAAGAGGAGGGCGGCACCACTGAAGAAGATCGCAACACCTTCCGTGACCAAAGTTTACGTCGTGGTAGAAGGAGCAACTCTTCTTTATCTCACCAACATCGTCATCAATTTCGATTTCCAGACATCAGGATAAACATTCCTGAGTTTGAAGGAAAAATGCAACCCGACATCTTTCTAGATTGGCTTAACACTATTGAGCGAATCTTTGACTACAAAGAGGTCCCCGATGAGCTTAAAGTGAAGATTGTAGCCATCAAGCTTCGAAAGCATGCATCAATCTGGTGGGAGTGCCTCAAGTTGCAAAGAGCAAAGGAGGGCAAAACCAAGATTCGTACTTGggagaaaatgaagaaagagtttCGCAAAAAAAGTACCTTCCCGAAAATTACCTTCAAGATGCATTTCTCACTATGTATCAATTCACTCAAAGGATGCGAACCGTGGAGGAGTATACTGAAGAGTTTGACAATCTTATGGTTCGTTGTGGTGTAGCAGAGGCCGAAGAGCAAATAATAGTTCGTTACCTTAGCGGATTGAGGCGTGACATCCATGATATGGTACACCTCcattcttttatttctcttaaTGATGTTATTAAACTTTCTACTAAGGTGGAACGTCAACTTCAACAACGGCGAGAAAAGGGTTTAACAAATGCTCCTGGAGGCCGAAATTTCAAGCATGAGGGCATTCCTAACCGGGGGAGTGCATCGCAATCTCATTCGTCTTCTACATCCAAGCCAACCACAACGGTGAAAAAAGatgcttcatcttcttctcgGCCAACATCATCTCGACCTCAATGTTTCAAGTGTTCTGGCTATGGGCATATTGCTTCTGAGTGTCCAAATAGAAGAGTGGTTTCTCTTGCTGAAGAAGGTGATGGTGAAGAAAATGAGTCAGattctatatatgatgaaattgAAAAAGACATCACATATAGTGATCATGGTGAAGCTCTTGTGGTCCGTCGAACCCTGAATTCAGTACGAAGCAAAGATGATCATATGTGGCTCCGGCACAACATCTTTCATACTCGATGTACGGCTCATGGCAAAATTTGCAATATCATTATCGATGGAGGAAGTTGCGAGAATTGTGTCTCAGTGGAGATGGTGGAAAAGTTGAAACTCAAGACAGAACCTCACCACCACCCATATTCTCTTTCTTGGCTTAAGAAAGGAAATGAGGTAAAAATTTTCCAACGTtgccttgttcaattttcaaCTGGGAAAAATTACCGTGATGAAATATGGTGCGACGTGGTTCCTATGGACGCTTGCCATTTACTTTTGGGGAGACCATGGTTATTTGATAGAAGGGTTGTTCATGATGGATACAAAAATACTTATGCAGTCTTGAAGGATGGTGTCAAAATAACCCTTGGGCCTTCAAAAATGGACAACACACCCAAACCCATTAAGGGAGAGGGAAGTACCTTTTTGTCCATGGCAGAATTTGAAGTTGAAATTCGAGAAGCCTCCCAAGCATATGCTCTCATAGTGGTGGAATCTAACCCAGAAGGCAATTTGTTGCCACCCAAGATTACTTCTTTTTTGCAGGAATTCCGAGATGTGACTCCCGATGAAATTCCTTTTAATCTTCCACCAATGAGAGAAATTCAACATTGCATTGATCTTATGCCAGGTGTAACTTTACCAAACAAGGCGGCATATAGAATGAGTCCCAAGGAGCATGAAGAATTGCAAAGACAAGTGAACGAGTTGGTGGCCAAAGGTTTGGTACGTGAAAACATGAGTCCATGTGCGGTTCCTGCCTTACTTGTCCCCAAAAAGGATGGAACATGGCGCATGTGTATTGATAGCCGAGCTGTTAACAAGATCACCATCAAATACCGTTTTCCTATCCCTCGGCTAGACGACATGTTAGATCAACTTGCCAGCGCTTGCATCTTCTCCAAGCTTGATCTTCGAAGTGGCTATCATAAAATTTGCATGAGACCGGGTGACGAATGGAAGACGGCATTCAAGACAAGAGATGGACTATATGAATGGCTTGTGATGCCATTTGGGCTCTCTAATGAACCAAGCACATTCATGCGCCTCATGAATCAAATCTTCAAGCCTTATATAGGTAAATTTGTCGTTGTTTACTTTGACGACATTTTGGTCTATAGCAGGGATCAAGAGCAACACTTGGAGCATCTTAGACAAATCTTTATGATGTTGCGAAAGGAGAAGCTCTATGTCAACCTTCGCAAATGCGACTTCTTGACCGATAGCTTAATATTTTTGGGTTATATGGTCACCTCCAATGGCATCAAAGTTGatcctaagaagattgaagctatCTCTAGTTGGCCGGTACCTCGTACCATTCACGAGATCC
Above is a genomic segment from Phoenix dactylifera cultivar Barhee BC4 chromosome 2, palm_55x_up_171113_PBpolish2nd_filt_p, whole genome shotgun sequence containing:
- the LOC120110006 gene encoding uncharacterized protein LOC120110006, whose amino-acid sequence is MASRGNLGPSSDEEPRRERDLRDIENDELRRQVQNLIERLVRYEQNPSEEEGGTTEEDRNTFRDQSLRRGRRSNSSLSHQHRHQFRFPDIRINIPEFEGKMQPDIFLDWLNTIERIFDYKEVPDELKVKIVAIKLRKHASIWMRTVEEYTEEFDNLMVRCGVAEAEEQIIVRYLSGLRRDIHDMVHLHSFISLNDVIKLSTKVERQLQQRREKGLTNAPGGRNFKHEGIPNRGSASQSHSSSTSKPTTTVKKDASSSSRPTSSRPQCFKCSGYGHIASECPNRRVVSLAEEGDGEENESDSIYDEIEKDITYSDHGEALVVRRTLNSVRSKDDHMWLRHNIFHTRCTAHGKICNIIIDGGSCENCVSVEMVEKLKLKTEPHHHPYSLSWLKKGNEVKIFQRCLVQFSTGKNYRDEIWCDVVPMDACHLLLGRPWLFDRRVVHDGYKNTYAVLKDGVKITLGPSKMDNTPKPIKGEGSTFLSMAEFEVEIREASQAYALIVVESNPEGNLLPPKITSFLQEFRDVTPDEIPFNLPPMREIQHCIDLMPGVTLPNKAAYRMSPKEHEELQRQVNELVAKGLVRENMSPCAVPALLVPKKDGTWRMCIDSRAVNKITIKYRFPIPRLDDMLDQLASACIFSKLDLRSGYHKICMRPGDEWKTAFKTRDGLYEWLVMPFGLSNEPSTFMRLMNQIFKPYIGKFVVVYFDDILVYSRDQEQHLEHLRQIFMMLRKEKLYVNLRKCDFLTDSLIFLGYMVTSNGIKVDPKKIEAISSWPVPRTIHEIRSFHGLATFYRRFIRHFSSIMAPITNCLKGGFYQWTMEAQESFEKLKVLMTTAPILALPDFEKVFEVDCDASNVGIGAVLSQEGRPIAFFSAKLGDGRKNYSTYDKEFYAIVEALRHWRHYLMTKEFVLYSDHEALRFLNTQHKLSARHAKWIEFLQSFTFTIRHKAGSLNQVADALSRRHALLSTLEIKVIGFDFIKDLYSNDDYFGEIWARCSNAPHEDYSIQEGYLFKGN